In a single window of the Desulfofundulus luciae genome:
- a CDS encoding YbaB/EbfC family nucleoid-associated protein: protein MMGNMNKMLKQVQKMQAEMMRLQEELGNRTVEATAGGGAVKAVVNGKQELVALEIKPEAVDPEDVEMLADLILTAVNSALNQSREMVTREMGKLTGGLNLPGLF, encoded by the coding sequence ATGATGGGCAATATGAACAAAATGCTGAAGCAGGTCCAGAAAATGCAGGCGGAAATGATGCGCCTGCAGGAGGAACTGGGCAACCGGACGGTGGAAGCCACCGCCGGGGGAGGAGCCGTAAAGGCAGTGGTGAACGGGAAGCAGGAGCTGGTGGCCCTGGAAATCAAGCCCGAAGCGGTGGACCCGGAGGACGTGGAAATGCTGGCGGATCTGATCCTTACGGCTGTGAACAGCGCCCTCAATCAATCCCGGGAAATGGTGACCAGGGAAATGGGCAAGCTGACCGGTGGACTGAACCTGCCCGGCCTTTTTTAG
- a CDS encoding 2-oxoacid:acceptor oxidoreductase family protein has translation MAKAVKILLAGEGGQGVQSVAEIIAEAANEEGREALYIPNFGVEQRGGVSIAYLQIGDEPIGAPKFQIGDIVIALSDRAVHRTRQYVGPQTLFVYDSSIEGIEDALPTQAKKILPIPAIEVSKKELHPRVFNIVIMGAVIKATGVISVEEAKKAIEKKLGYKFEKNPRLRELNFRALERGMELVAQVI, from the coding sequence ATGGCTAAGGCGGTGAAGATCCTTCTGGCCGGGGAAGGTGGTCAGGGGGTCCAATCGGTAGCGGAGATCATTGCCGAGGCGGCCAACGAGGAAGGCCGCGAGGCCCTGTACATCCCCAACTTCGGCGTGGAACAGCGCGGCGGCGTTTCCATTGCCTATTTGCAAATCGGGGATGAACCCATCGGCGCACCCAAGTTCCAGATCGGGGACATCGTCATTGCTTTGAGCGACCGGGCGGTGCACCGGACCCGGCAGTATGTGGGCCCCCAAACCCTGTTTGTTTACGACTCCAGCATTGAAGGTATCGAGGACGCCCTGCCCACCCAGGCGAAAAAGATTTTACCCATCCCGGCCATAGAAGTTTCCAAAAAGGAACTGCATCCCCGGGTGTTCAACATTGTCATCATGGGTGCGGTAATTAAGGCCACCGGGGTAATTTCCGTAGAAGAGGCGAAAAAGGCCATTGAGAAAAAACTTGGCTACAAGTTTGAAAAGAACCCCAGGCTGCGGGAACTGAATTTCCGTGCCCTGGAGCGGGGCATGGAGCTTGTGGCTCAAGTTATCTAA
- a CDS encoding thiamine pyrophosphate-dependent enzyme, whose amino-acid sequence MSVQPAMPKSWRVDTKPHKFCPGCGHGLVLKALGQAIDELGIQDRAVFGCDIGCSLLAWDFFNVDTIQTHHGRTTPVITGLKRANPNLIGIAYMGDGGGYAIGSQHLVNAASRNEKITVILVNNTQYGMTGGQMAPTTLPGQKTETTPYGRDPEKTGYPTQGPEMVAAITREGAYVARGTVANLRQLKNYLKKALENQMAGNGFSFVEVLSTCPTNWRTNAEETWKMVEQELPKYFKVGEIKVPGQKEGEANG is encoded by the coding sequence ATGTCTGTGCAACCTGCCATGCCCAAGAGCTGGCGTGTAGATACCAAGCCACACAAGTTTTGTCCCGGTTGCGGCCATGGCCTGGTGCTGAAGGCGCTGGGGCAGGCCATTGACGAACTGGGGATCCAGGACCGGGCCGTTTTTGGCTGTGATATTGGCTGTTCCCTGCTTGCCTGGGACTTTTTCAATGTGGATACCATTCAAACCCACCACGGCCGCACCACGCCCGTGATCACGGGTTTAAAGCGGGCCAATCCCAATCTCATCGGCATTGCCTACATGGGTGACGGCGGCGGCTATGCCATTGGCTCGCAGCACCTGGTAAATGCCGCCTCAAGAAATGAAAAGATCACCGTGATCCTGGTGAACAATACCCAGTACGGCATGACCGGTGGCCAGATGGCGCCCACCACCCTGCCCGGCCAGAAGACCGAAACCACACCCTACGGCCGGGATCCGGAAAAAACCGGTTATCCCACCCAGGGTCCGGAAATGGTGGCCGCCATTACCCGGGAGGGGGCCTATGTGGCCCGGGGCACCGTGGCCAATCTGCGGCAGTTAAAGAATTACCTGAAAAAGGCCCTGGAAAACCAGATGGCCGGCAATGGTTTTTCCTTTGTGGAGGTCCTCTCCACCTGCCCGACAAACTGGCGGACCAACGCCGAGGAGACCTGGAAGATGGTGGAACAGGAACTGCCCAAGTACTTCAAGGTGGGCGAAATTAAAGTGCCCGGTCAGAAGGAGGGCGAGGCAAATGGCTAA
- the recR gene encoding recombination mediator RecR, whose product MRYLSGPANRLIEELSKLPGIGPKTAQRLAFYLLNAPPEVAHNLARALVFARDNVRYCSVCANLTDREVCQICSDPERDPTLVCVVQEPRDVVAMEKTRGYRGLYHVLQGAISPLAGVGPDDLTIKQLLARLGEGKIKEVILATNPDVEGDATALYLAQLIKPLGLKVTRIAHGLPVGAHLEYADEMTLARALEGRRELT is encoded by the coding sequence GTGAGGTATCTCTCCGGCCCGGCGAACCGCCTGATTGAGGAGCTGTCCAAGCTGCCCGGTATCGGTCCCAAAACGGCCCAGCGCCTGGCCTTTTACCTTTTGAACGCACCGCCGGAAGTAGCCCACAACCTGGCCCGGGCCCTGGTTTTCGCCCGCGATAACGTCCGCTATTGTTCCGTTTGCGCCAACCTCACCGACCGGGAGGTCTGCCAGATTTGCTCCGACCCGGAGCGGGATCCCACCCTTGTCTGCGTTGTCCAGGAACCGCGGGACGTGGTAGCCATGGAAAAAACCCGGGGCTACCGGGGGCTCTATCACGTCCTGCAGGGGGCCATCTCCCCCCTGGCCGGGGTGGGCCCCGACGACCTGACCATCAAGCAGCTTCTGGCCAGATTGGGTGAGGGAAAGATAAAAGAAGTAATTCTGGCCACCAATCCTGACGTTGAAGGCGATGCCACCGCCCTTTACCTGGCCCAGCTAATCAAACCTCTGGGTTTGAAGGTTACCCGCATCGCTCACGGTTTGCCCGTGGGCGCCCACCTGGAGTATGCCGATGAGATGACCCTGGCCAGGGCCCTGGAAGGCCGCCGGGAATTAACATAA
- a CDS encoding pro-sigmaK processing inhibitor BofA family protein produces the protein MELKLILLIALGLLGLFLMGGVLFKVFKFGLRLILQLFMGGVLLLFFNIFLGQLGLRIAINPVTLLTAGLLQVPGVILLVLLHYFFV, from the coding sequence ATGGAGTTAAAACTGATTTTGTTAATAGCCCTCGGTCTTTTGGGGTTATTTCTCATGGGCGGTGTCTTGTTCAAGGTTTTTAAATTTGGCTTACGGTTGATCCTGCAACTTTTTATGGGGGGAGTATTATTACTTTTTTTCAATATTTTCCTCGGACAGTTGGGATTAAGGATTGCTATCAACCCGGTTACTCTCCTCACCGCCGGATTGCTTCAGGTACCCGGGGTGATACTCTTAGTCCTGTTGCACTACTTTTTTGTTTAG
- a CDS encoding PSP1 domain-containing protein, whose translation MPYRVVGVRFRRAGKIYYFDPGEYRLSPGDLVIVETARGIENGQVVIGPTEVPDEEVVAPLKKVIRPVTGEDLEKIAANKKKEKRAFQICLEKIAAHGLPMKLVDVEQTFDGNKIIFYFTAEGRVDFRELVRDLAAVFRTRIELRQIGVRDEAKMMGGLGCCGRELCCSTWLCDFASVSIRMAKDQNLSLNPTKISGICGRLMCCLKYENEIYEQAKEEHPEIGARVLTPHGEGRVTAVNIFRKTVTVELKETRLNKEYSFSEVITRTRGDQCANSDRNDQGNGSQDPGTRKRHAENQKADPPFNGGE comes from the coding sequence ATGCCCTACCGGGTTGTAGGGGTCAGGTTCAGGCGGGCGGGTAAAATATATTACTTTGACCCGGGGGAATACCGGCTCAGTCCCGGCGATCTGGTCATTGTAGAAACGGCCCGCGGTATAGAAAACGGGCAGGTGGTGATTGGGCCCACCGAAGTACCGGACGAAGAGGTGGTGGCGCCTTTAAAAAAGGTTATCCGCCCGGTAACCGGGGAAGACCTGGAAAAAATTGCCGCCAACAAGAAAAAGGAAAAAAGGGCTTTTCAGATCTGCCTGGAGAAAATTGCCGCCCACGGTTTGCCCATGAAGCTGGTTGACGTGGAACAGACCTTTGACGGTAATAAGATCATCTTTTACTTTACCGCCGAGGGGCGGGTTGATTTCCGGGAACTGGTCAGGGACCTGGCTGCGGTTTTCCGCACCCGCATAGAGCTGCGTCAAATTGGCGTGCGGGATGAAGCCAAGATGATGGGCGGCCTGGGTTGCTGCGGGCGGGAATTGTGCTGCAGCACCTGGTTGTGCGACTTTGCCTCCGTTTCCATCCGCATGGCCAAGGACCAGAATCTTTCCCTGAATCCCACCAAGATTTCCGGTATTTGCGGACGCTTGATGTGTTGCTTGAAGTATGAGAATGAAATTTACGAACAGGCCAAGGAGGAACATCCCGAAATTGGCGCCCGGGTGCTGACACCCCATGGAGAGGGCAGGGTTACGGCCGTAAATATTTTTCGTAAAACCGTGACGGTGGAATTAAAGGAAACCAGGCTCAACAAGGAGTATTCTTTTAGCGAGGTAATCACCAGGACGAGAGGTGACCAGTGTGCAAACTCTGACCGCAATGATCAAGGAAATGGAAGCCAGGATCCAGGCACTCGGAAGCGACATGCAGAAAATCAAAAAGCAGATCCGCCTTTTAATGGAGGAGAATGA
- a CDS encoding aminotransferase class I/II-fold pyridoxal phosphate-dependent enzyme has protein sequence MNQQEAPLLAALYAHCARDYAHLHVPAHRQGEAIFPEWQGGKEILQLDLTELPGLDDLHRPEGVIARAQALAAELFGAGKTFFLVNGSTVGITALFLALCRPGEEILLPRNAHRAVLGGLVFSGAKPVFLEPVVIEEFGIAAGLTPQVVAGALEKHPLAKGLLVIHPTYYGVTGDLPQLVGLVHGLDKPVVADEAHGVHFPFHEGFPPPALQCGVDAAVQSMHKMGGSLTQSSLLHLRGNRVDVQKTARALSLLQSSSPSYLLLASLDGARRQLATKGREMLERAVDLAREVRQALSRLPGITLLGEEHLGRPGAHGLDPTRLVISLRCVGLTGYQAARILARDYRVQVEMADYYNLVMVIGIGTTRRDCELLIRGLQEVIRRVGGGQSLVTCPEQPPLPVGRLTPRQAWLAPSRPLPLEECAGHICAEWVNVSPPGIPLLYPGEEIGPEMVEYLQWVRNLSLSVQGPEDPGLASLRVVVR, from the coding sequence ATGAATCAGCAGGAAGCGCCCCTGTTGGCCGCACTCTATGCCCATTGTGCCCGGGATTACGCCCACCTGCACGTGCCCGCACACCGCCAGGGAGAAGCCATTTTTCCCGAATGGCAGGGGGGTAAAGAAATCCTGCAACTGGATCTTACCGAGTTGCCCGGTTTGGATGACCTGCACCGCCCCGAAGGGGTGATCGCCCGGGCCCAGGCCCTGGCGGCAGAGCTTTTTGGTGCCGGGAAAACCTTTTTTCTGGTTAACGGGAGCACGGTGGGTATAACGGCCCTGTTCCTGGCCCTGTGCCGCCCGGGGGAGGAAATCTTGCTTCCCCGTAACGCCCACCGGGCCGTGCTGGGGGGGTTGGTTTTTTCCGGGGCAAAGCCCGTTTTCCTTGAACCTGTGGTTATTGAGGAGTTTGGTATTGCTGCCGGCTTAACTCCCCAGGTAGTTGCCGGGGCCCTGGAAAAGCACCCGCTGGCGAAAGGGCTTCTGGTGATCCATCCCACCTATTATGGAGTTACGGGCGATCTGCCGCAGCTGGTGGGGCTGGTCCACGGGTTGGACAAGCCCGTGGTGGCCGATGAGGCCCACGGCGTGCATTTCCCTTTTCATGAGGGTTTTCCGCCGCCGGCATTACAGTGCGGCGTGGACGCTGCGGTACAGAGCATGCACAAGATGGGAGGTTCCCTCACCCAATCCTCGTTACTGCATCTTAGAGGAAACCGGGTGGATGTCCAGAAAACGGCCCGCGCATTGAGCCTTTTGCAGAGCAGCAGTCCTTCTTATCTTTTGCTGGCCTCCCTGGACGGTGCCCGCAGGCAGCTGGCCACAAAGGGCAGGGAAATGCTGGAGCGGGCGGTGGACCTGGCCCGGGAGGTGAGGCAGGCTCTTTCCCGTTTGCCCGGCATTACCCTGCTGGGGGAAGAACACCTGGGCCGGCCGGGAGCACATGGCCTGGATCCCACCCGGCTGGTGATTTCCCTGCGTTGCGTGGGATTGACTGGATACCAGGCGGCCCGGATCCTGGCCCGGGATTACCGGGTGCAGGTAGAAATGGCCGATTATTATAACCTGGTCATGGTCATTGGCATCGGTACCACCCGCCGGGATTGCGAGCTCCTCATCCGCGGTCTGCAGGAAGTGATTCGCCGGGTGGGAGGAGGACAATCTCTCGTGACCTGCCCCGAACAGCCGCCGCTTCCGGTGGGGCGCCTTACGCCCCGCCAGGCCTGGCTGGCTCCCAGCCGCCCCCTGCCTCTGGAGGAATGCGCCGGCCATATCTGTGCCGAATGGGTGAACGTTTCCCCGCCGGGCATTCCCCTGCTCTATCCCGGGGAGGAGATTGGCCCGGAGATGGTCGAGTACCTGCAATGGGTCAGGAACCTGTCACTTTCCGTGCAGGGTCCTGAAGATCCCGGGCTGGCGAGCCTGCGGGTGGTGGTCCGGTGA
- a CDS encoding transketolase C-terminal domain-containing protein codes for MPDKPIEGEKRVFMTGNEVVAWAALVSGADIMYGYPITPQNEIMHYWTRLAPKYGREFLQTEDELSAGFTTIGGVLAGRKAFTATAGPGNTLMQEPMSMAEAMRLPTVVVIQQRGGPSTATVIYSQQEVTMTTLGGNGEGLRIVYSTATHQELFDYTIKAFNTAWKYRFPTFILGDGYQAKMRESLTIYDPASRGIELVEAEPFFGKPGVPGVDRPPTQLRNTYNVEEELYEVLEGYFKDYEKIAPEVAEHEAFDVEDADLVVVSHGVVSRACKAAVKELRQEGIKVGYFRPITLRPLPVDAIRETANKARQFLVVESANGQLARLLKEAAFGCPVEMLSLFKPGVGITAEDVVSRVKEIAG; via the coding sequence ATGCCAGACAAACCAATTGAGGGTGAAAAGCGGGTTTTTATGACCGGTAATGAGGTGGTTGCCTGGGCCGCGCTGGTGTCCGGCGCCGACATCATGTACGGCTACCCCATTACCCCTCAGAATGAAATCATGCACTACTGGACCCGCCTGGCACCCAAATACGGCCGTGAGTTCCTCCAAACGGAGGACGAGCTTTCCGCCGGTTTTACCACCATCGGCGGCGTGCTGGCCGGACGCAAAGCCTTCACTGCCACGGCAGGACCGGGCAATACCCTGATGCAGGAACCCATGTCCATGGCCGAAGCCATGCGCCTGCCCACTGTGGTGGTAATCCAGCAGCGGGGCGGCCCCTCTACGGCAACCGTGATTTACTCCCAGCAGGAAGTGACCATGACCACCCTGGGCGGCAACGGCGAGGGTCTGCGAATTGTCTACTCCACCGCCACTCACCAGGAGCTTTTTGATTATACCATCAAGGCCTTCAATACGGCCTGGAAATATCGTTTCCCCACCTTTATCCTGGGCGATGGCTACCAGGCGAAAATGAGGGAATCTTTGACCATCTACGATCCCGCCAGCCGGGGCATTGAGCTGGTAGAAGCCGAACCCTTCTTTGGCAAGCCCGGCGTTCCCGGGGTGGACAGGCCGCCCACGCAACTGCGCAATACCTACAACGTAGAAGAGGAGCTCTACGAGGTACTGGAAGGATACTTCAAGGACTACGAAAAAATCGCCCCGGAAGTGGCCGAACACGAAGCTTTTGATGTGGAGGATGCCGACCTGGTGGTGGTATCCCACGGGGTGGTATCCCGGGCATGTAAGGCGGCCGTAAAGGAACTGCGGCAGGAGGGTATCAAGGTCGGTTACTTCCGTCCCATCACCCTGCGTCCCCTGCCTGTAGACGCCATCCGGGAAACGGCCAACAAGGCCAGACAATTTCTGGTGGTGGAATCAGCCAACGGGCAGTTGGCCAGGCTTTTAAAGGAAGCGGCCTTCGGATGCCCGGTGGAAATGCTGTCCCTTTTCAAGCCCGGGGTGGGCATCACTGCCGAAGATGTGGTCAGCCGCGTGAAAGAGATCGCCGGTTAA
- the dnaX gene encoding DNA polymerase III subunit gamma/tau: protein MAYQALYRKWRPRRFQEIVGQEHVTLTLQNALLAGRIAHAYLFCGPRGTGKTTTAKVLAKALNCLARQGAEPCNECAVCREINAGTSMDVVEIDAASHRGIDEIRELREKVRFSPALAGYRVYIIDEVHMLTSEAFNALLKTLEEPPAHVVFVLATTEPHKVPLTILSRCQRFDFHPIGLADMLARLREVAAGAGFQVEEEALYLIARAADGGLRDALGILDQAAAYGNMVVAVDHVHRIMGTVRDDLLDGAARDLAAGRADRLLHLVATLVNEGKDLRLFVQGLTAYLRNLMLILVSPHEELAMVPGERERLLERAGEFTREQLLHILHVLTRVEQDMKWASQPRVLLEVALVEATRPESGGSLAALARRVEQLELRLEQLMDGRVNGSVGEKDVVEKDIQPPEERRKAGNTGDASTERPRAGKNTAAGGRGKKRTATKEVQPNNPVKAPPGNGEVCANGNVTLDKVRQRWPQVLDLVRSKNLPVYNYLVHSWPEQVGEGVLTIAFGPDDMFKELLDTAANRRVLEEALAVLFPGTWRVSIVHGNAPPEERKPDEPNEHLDAATAIQLFGGEEIEEKN, encoded by the coding sequence ATGGCTTACCAGGCCCTGTACCGCAAGTGGCGCCCCCGGCGTTTTCAAGAAATTGTCGGACAGGAACACGTTACCCTTACGTTGCAGAATGCCCTGCTGGCCGGGAGAATTGCCCATGCCTACCTTTTTTGCGGACCCCGGGGTACGGGCAAAACAACTACGGCCAAGGTCCTGGCCAAGGCATTAAATTGTCTTGCCCGCCAGGGGGCTGAGCCCTGCAATGAATGTGCCGTGTGCCGGGAGATTAACGCGGGTACGTCCATGGACGTGGTGGAAATAGATGCCGCCTCCCACCGGGGCATTGACGAGATCCGGGAACTGCGGGAAAAAGTGAGGTTTTCACCGGCGCTGGCCGGCTACCGGGTTTATATTATCGACGAAGTGCATATGCTGACCAGTGAGGCTTTTAATGCCCTGCTGAAAACTTTAGAGGAACCGCCCGCCCATGTGGTTTTTGTTCTGGCCACTACCGAGCCTCATAAAGTCCCCCTGACCATCCTGTCCCGGTGCCAGCGTTTTGATTTTCATCCCATTGGCCTTGCGGATATGCTGGCCCGTTTGCGGGAGGTGGCCGCCGGAGCAGGTTTTCAAGTGGAAGAGGAGGCTTTATATCTGATTGCCCGGGCCGCAGATGGTGGCCTGCGGGACGCCCTGGGCATCCTGGATCAGGCGGCGGCCTATGGCAACATGGTTGTTGCCGTAGACCATGTGCACCGGATTATGGGTACCGTCCGGGACGACCTGCTGGATGGGGCAGCCCGGGACCTGGCTGCCGGCCGGGCGGACCGCTTGCTGCACCTGGTTGCTACCCTGGTAAATGAAGGAAAAGACCTGCGCCTTTTTGTCCAGGGGTTGACGGCCTACTTGCGCAACCTCATGCTGATCCTGGTTTCACCCCACGAAGAGCTAGCCATGGTCCCCGGAGAGAGGGAACGTTTGCTGGAACGGGCCGGTGAGTTCACCCGGGAGCAGTTGCTGCACATTTTACATGTGCTGACCCGGGTGGAACAGGATATGAAATGGGCCAGCCAGCCCCGCGTTTTGCTGGAGGTGGCCCTGGTGGAAGCTACCCGTCCCGAAAGCGGTGGTTCCCTGGCCGCCCTTGCCCGGCGGGTGGAACAACTGGAGCTGCGCCTGGAGCAGTTGATGGACGGCCGCGTGAATGGTTCCGTTGGGGAAAAAGATGTTGTCGAAAAAGATATCCAACCTCCGGAGGAAAGACGAAAGGCCGGCAACACGGGTGATGCAAGCACAGAACGGCCCCGGGCAGGTAAAAACACCGCTGCGGGAGGGCGGGGGAAAAAACGAACCGCCACAAAAGAAGTTCAGCCGAATAATCCCGTAAAGGCTCCCCCCGGAAACGGGGAAGTTTGTGCCAACGGCAACGTCACGCTGGACAAAGTCAGGCAGCGCTGGCCACAGGTACTGGACCTGGTTAGAAGCAAAAACCTGCCGGTATACAATTATCTTGTCCATAGCTGGCCCGAGCAGGTTGGGGAAGGGGTGTTAACCATAGCCTTCGGCCCCGATGACATGTTCAAGGAGTTGCTGGACACGGCAGCAAACCGCCGGGTGCTGGAAGAAGCGCTGGCCGTTTTATTCCCGGGAACCTGGCGGGTAAGCATAGTGCACGGGAACGCTCCCCCGGAAGAAAGGAAGCCGGACGAGCCGAATGAGCACCTTGACGCCGCAACGGCCATTCAACTCTTTGGGGGAGAGGAGATAGAAGAAAAAAATTAA
- a CDS encoding 4Fe-4S dicluster domain-containing protein, translating into MTQSFKARTIETKKSFWTIFPGLCKGCGLCMQKCPKKCLSWSDVLGVYGTPSVEPNDECIACGICQMVCPDCAINVSKKKEEKKAG; encoded by the coding sequence ATGACACAGTCCTTTAAGGCCCGGACCATAGAAACCAAAAAAAGCTTCTGGACCATCTTCCCCGGCCTGTGCAAAGGCTGTGGGTTGTGCATGCAAAAGTGCCCCAAGAAGTGCCTCTCCTGGTCTGATGTGCTGGGGGTTTACGGTACTCCTTCGGTGGAACCCAACGATGAGTGCATCGCCTGCGGCATCTGCCAGATGGTTTGCCCTGACTGTGCCATCAATGTTAGCAAGAAAAAAGAGGAAAAGAAAGCCGGTTAA
- the tmk gene encoding dTMP kinase, with amino-acid sequence MKGFFVVFEGIDGAGKTTQARLLATALVRRGLPVVLTREPGGTPVGEKIRSLLLDPVLAGLNPLAEALLYAGARAELVASTIRPALAGGRVVISDRFVDSSLAYQGYGRCLDLKELEQLNDLATGRLVPDLTVLLDMPAAEALARLTGRADRIEQERLDFFDRVRRGYRQLVKRAPQRYLVLDGRLDCRELHRQILKAVEERL; translated from the coding sequence GTGAAAGGTTTTTTCGTAGTTTTTGAAGGTATTGACGGGGCCGGGAAAACTACCCAGGCCCGGCTTTTGGCGACGGCCCTGGTCCGGCGGGGGCTTCCGGTGGTGCTCACCAGGGAACCCGGGGGGACCCCGGTGGGGGAAAAGATTCGCAGCCTTTTACTCGATCCGGTACTGGCCGGTTTAAACCCCCTGGCCGAGGCCCTTCTTTACGCCGGCGCCCGGGCCGAGCTGGTGGCCAGCACCATCCGCCCCGCCCTGGCCGGCGGCCGGGTGGTGATCAGCGATCGCTTTGTGGATTCCAGCCTGGCCTATCAGGGCTACGGGCGTTGCCTCGACCTGAAGGAATTGGAACAGCTTAACGACCTGGCCACGGGAAGGCTTGTACCCGACTTGACGGTGTTGCTGGACATGCCGGCCGCCGAAGCTCTGGCCCGGCTGACCGGCAGGGCGGACCGCATCGAGCAGGAAAGGTTGGATTTTTTTGACCGGGTGCGCCGGGGATACCGCCAGCTTGTAAAAAGGGCGCCCCAGCGTTACCTGGTACTGGACGGACGCCTGGACTGCCGGGAGCTCCACCGGCAGATTTTAAAGGCCGTGGAGGAGAGGTTATAG
- a CDS encoding HD domain-containing protein produces MQAEQLQALKNWFIQYVKNFYHDDPDVQAGIELKEEHTKRVCEKILRIGSSLNLGAEDLYLAETIALFHDIGRFKQFALYHTFNDRRSENHALLGIRELERTGVLVALTEEERNLITRAIEYHNLCTLPPDLPGRLSLFARLIRDADKLDILEMFTASLDRKGDGPDTQQISGLPVTPGYSPVLVRNLLQGQLCYYDDMKNFNDRKLLMLSWIYDINFPCSLSEIVGNGYVEKIIACLPKTGEIQKVYDHLHAYIARRQAR; encoded by the coding sequence TTGCAAGCGGAGCAGCTTCAGGCTTTAAAGAACTGGTTTATCCAGTACGTTAAGAACTTTTACCACGATGACCCCGACGTTCAAGCAGGAATCGAGCTTAAAGAGGAACACACTAAAAGGGTGTGCGAGAAAATATTACGTATCGGAAGCTCTTTAAACCTGGGGGCTGAAGACCTTTACCTGGCCGAAACCATCGCCCTGTTTCACGATATCGGACGTTTCAAACAGTTTGCCCTCTACCATACTTTTAACGACCGGCGTTCGGAAAACCATGCGCTCCTGGGCATACGCGAACTGGAACGGACCGGGGTGCTTGTCGCCCTAACAGAAGAAGAAAGGAACCTGATTACCAGGGCCATCGAGTATCATAATCTGTGCACGCTGCCCCCGGATTTACCGGGACGCCTTTCTTTATTTGCCCGCCTGATCCGGGATGCGGATAAGCTGGACATCCTGGAGATGTTCACCGCTTCCCTGGATCGGAAGGGCGATGGGCCAGACACACAGCAGATTTCCGGCCTTCCCGTTACGCCGGGATATTCGCCGGTCCTGGTCCGCAACCTGCTTCAAGGGCAACTCTGCTACTACGATGACATGAAAAATTTTAACGACCGCAAACTGCTCATGCTCTCCTGGATCTATGACATCAATTTCCCCTGCTCGCTCTCGGAGATTGTCGGGAACGGCTACGTGGAAAAGATTATCGCCTGCCTGCCAAAGACCGGAGAGATCCAGAAAGTTTACGACCATTTGCACGCTTACATAGCCCGCCGGCAGGCTCGTTGA
- the holB gene encoding DNA polymerase III subunit delta': MKLANIIGHGEIVRALCRAVEQNRVSHAYLFAGPDGVGKTTTALAFGAALLCRQPESGDACGQCRDCRQAAGQNHPDLHRIAPEGASIKIGQVREMLRRITLSPYQGQRQIFLVEQADLMTHEAANCLLKTLEEPPAGTVLILISDRPQALLPTILSRCQIFTFHPLPPEQVAGILERETAASRDELELLARLTGGCPGRAVRLAGMNGGYFAVRQRMVDLASGLGRASVTEACRQAALLAEDKELALVYLELFLLWFRDLLVWKETGAPGLLFNQDYLSLVDREARFYSRTRLLAIIKEIEGTRDSLLANVNTRLALEMLFMRLAGAA, encoded by the coding sequence GTGAAGCTGGCGAACATTATTGGCCATGGGGAAATCGTCCGCGCCCTGTGCCGGGCCGTGGAACAAAACAGGGTCAGCCATGCCTATTTATTTGCCGGGCCGGACGGCGTGGGCAAGACCACCACGGCCCTGGCCTTTGGGGCCGCCCTGCTGTGCCGGCAGCCCGAATCTGGGGATGCCTGCGGTCAATGCCGGGATTGCCGGCAGGCAGCCGGACAAAACCATCCCGACCTGCACCGGATTGCTCCCGAAGGGGCCTCAATCAAGATCGGGCAGGTGCGGGAGATGTTGCGCCGGATTACCCTCTCTCCCTATCAGGGGCAGCGGCAAATTTTTCTCGTGGAACAGGCGGACCTGATGACCCACGAGGCGGCCAACTGCCTTTTAAAGACCCTGGAAGAACCACCGGCCGGTACGGTTCTTATTTTAATTTCGGATCGTCCCCAGGCTTTGCTGCCTACAATTCTTTCCCGCTGCCAGATCTTTACCTTTCACCCGCTGCCCCCGGAACAGGTGGCCGGTATCCTGGAAAGGGAAACGGCTGCTTCACGGGACGAACTGGAGCTGCTGGCCCGGCTTACCGGGGGGTGCCCCGGGCGGGCCGTGCGGCTGGCCGGTATGAATGGCGGTTATTTTGCCGTCCGGCAAAGGATGGTGGATCTGGCCTCCGGGTTGGGTCGCGCTTCCGTTACGGAAGCCTGCAGGCAGGCAGCTCTTTTGGCTGAAGATAAAGAGCTGGCCCTGGTTTACCTGGAGCTGTTCCTGCTGTGGTTCCGGGATTTGCTGGTATGGAAAGAAACTGGGGCTCCCGGGTTGCTTTTCAACCAGGATTATCTTTCCCTGGTGGACCGGGAAGCTCGTTTTTACAGCCGCACCCGGCTGCTTGCCATCATTAAGGAAATTGAAGGAACCAGAGATTCCCTTTTGGCAAACGTTAATACCAGACTGGCACTGGAAATGCTTTTTATGCGCCTTGCCGGCGCCGCCTGA